The DNA region CGGTCGGGTTCGCCGCCCGACCGCTCGGTGGCATCGTCTTCGGGCACTTCGGCGACCGGGTCGGCCGCAAGCAGATGCTGGTGGTCTCCCTGCTGATGATGGGTGCCTCCACGTTCGCGATCGGCCTGCTGCCGACGTACGCCGCGATCGGCGTCGCCGCGCCCGTGCTGCTGCTCGTGTGCCGTCTGCTCCAGGGCTTCGCCGTGGGCGGCGAGTGGGGCGGCGCGGTGCTGATGGCCGCCGAGCACGGGGGCGAGGACCGGCGCGGCTTCTGGGCCTCCTGGCCGCAGGCCGGCGTCCCGCTCGGCAACCTGCTCGCCACCGGCGTGCTGTGGATCCTGGCCGCGGTGCAGAGCGACGAGGCGTTCGAGGCGTGGGGCTGGCGGATCCCGTTCCTGCTGTCGGCCGTGCTGGTGCTGATCGGTCTCTGGGTCCGTCTCCAGCTCGAGGAGTCGCCGGTCTACCAGGAGGCGAAGGCCGAGATCGCCGAGCAGAAGTCCGAGGCCTCGCACATGCCGCTGGTCGAGGTGATCCGCACCTACCCCAAGGAGGTCGCGGTCGCGATGGGCATGCGGATGGCCGAGAACATCAGCTACTACATCTTCACCGTCATCTCGATCACCTACATCACCACCTACCTCGACGAGGACAAGAGCGAGATCCTCAAGCCGCTGCTGATCGGCGCCGCGGTGCAGTTCTTCCTGGTGCCGACGGTGGGGCCCTCTCCGACCGGATCGGCCGCCGCCCGCTCTACCTGGTCGGCGCGATCGGCGTCGGGGTGTGGACGTTCGTCTTCTTCGCGCTGCTGGACAACGGCAGCTCCACGGCACTGCTCGTCGCCGTGCTCGGTGGACTCTTCTTCCACACCCTGATGTATGCCCCGCAGGCCGCGTTCTTCTCCGAGCTGTTCGGCACGTCGGTGCGCTACACCGGCGCCTCGGTCGGCTATCAGCTGGCGTCGATCTTCGCCGGCGGCCTGGCGCCGATCATCGCGGTCAAGCTGCTCGGCTCGACCAGTGAGGCCGACACCACCGCGGTCGGGATCTACGTCGCGATCGCGGCGGTGATCACGATCATCTCGGTGCTGGTCGCCCAGGAGACCCGGGCCAGCTCGTTGCGGCACGACCGGGTGGTGCGCGGCGCGCACGACTGATCCGGTGGCGCGTCGGGCCGCCGCACCGGGCGGGCTCAACGCGTCAGCCGGCGCAACCGCAGCGCCAGCTGGAAGTCCAGCGCCCGGTCCGGCGAGCGCCACTGCTCCCCGTCGAGCAGCCGCCCGATCCGGTCCAGGCGCTGGGTCACCGTGTTGGGGTGCACGTGCAGCGCCTCCGCGGTCGCCCGCAGCGCACCGGCGTTGCCGAACCAGGCCTCCATCGTCGCGACCAGCTCGGTGCCGCGGCGCGCGTCGTAGTCGACCACCGGCCCGATCGTGGCCGCGACGAAGTCGTCCAGCTCCTCGGGGCCACTGGTGCCGAGCAGCAACCTCGCCAGCCCCAGGCCTGCCGGGTCGCTCACCTCGCCGGACCGGCCGAGGGCCACCAGGGCGTCCACGCAGCGGCACGCCTCCGCCCAGCCCTCGGCTGCGGTGTCGGCGCCGGTCCAGCCGACGGTCACCTCGGCGCCCGCCGCAGCCAGCCGGTCCCGCAGCTGGTGTGCGGCCCCGGCCCCGGACGGCACCACCACCACCGCCCGCCCGCCGTGCACCCCGCCGAGTCCGTGGTGCTCGGCGGCGAGGGCACCGGCGATCCGGGCGGCGCGGTGGCGCTCCAGCCCGTCGGTCGAGGCAGCCGCCACCTCGACCGGACCACTCAGGTCGGCCCGGTGCAGCCGCAGCCGCTCGGTGATCCGCCCCAGGTCCTCGGGGGCGCCTCGAGCAGGTCGCCGAGCAGCTCCCCGCGCACCCGCTCGTCGGCCTCCGCCTCGGTGCGGCGGAAGAGCAGCACGAGGGCGATCACCAGCGCGGCGCGCTCCAGGGTGCGTCGGCGTACCTCGTCGAGCTCGGTGGTCGGCCGGGCCACCAGCGTGCCGAGGTGCTGCTCGCCGGCGGCGGCGACCGCCAACCAGGTGCCGTCGGCGCGACGCACCGCGTGCCCCGAGGCGCGGGCCGTCGCCACGTCGTCGGTGAGCAGGTCCGGGTCGGGGGCGTCGGGGCCGCCGACCAGGCGGCGCCCGTCCTCGTCGTAGACGGCGAGCGGCCCGCCGAGCGACGCCGCCACGACGGCCGCCACCTCCTCGACGCCGCCGCCGTTGAGCAGCGCGTCGGTCATCTGGTCGTGGGTCTGCCCGGACTGCTCGGTGGCCTCGGAGCGCCGGCGCAGCTGCTCGTTGGCCTCGTCGGCGGCCGCGACCGCGCTGCGCACGCGGTCGAAGAGCCGGGCGTTCTCCAGCGCCACCGCTGCGTGCGCGGCGAACGCGGTGAGCAGCGCGACCTCGGAGGCGGGGAACTGGCGGACCGTGCGGTGCACCGCGAGCAGCGCCCCGATCACCTGGCCGTCCACCACCAGCGGCACGCCGAGGATCGCCCGGATCTGCTCGGCCGCCACCGCGTCGTCGATGTAGCCGCGGTGCAGGAAGCGGGCGTCGGCCTGATAGTCCGCGGTGAAGTACGGCGCACCGATCTGGGCGACCAGCCCCAGCAGCCCGGTGCCCAGCGGCAACCGCAGCTCCCCGAACTCGCGGGTCAGCGCCCCGTCCGTCACCTTCATGTACGACGCCTCGTCGTCGTTGAGGGACAGGTAGGTCATGTCCGCCCGCAACAGCTGGCGGGCGCGCCGCACGATGGCGGCGAGGATCGTGTCCAGGTCGCGGATCACGATCAGGTCGCTGGCGGTCTGGTTGAGCGCCGACAGCTCCGCCTCCCGGCTGCGCTGGCGGCTCAGCTCCTCGTGCACGCGCAGCGCCAGCTGGTGCTGCTCCCGGGCCTCTGGGTCCGGGGCGTCACCGAGCGCGGCGTCCAGCGCGGCCCGGTCGGCGCCGTCGGCGAGCAGCCGGAGGAAGTCGGCGGACACCGCTCAGCCGAGCCCGTCCAGCGACTCGAGGGCCTCGCCGGCGGCCCGCACGCCGGCGTCGATCGCCCCCTCCATGTAGCCGCTCCAGGCCACGGCGGTCTCGGTGCCGGCCCACTTGATCGGCCCGACCGGGGTGGCCAGGGCGGAGCCGAAGTGCAGCCAGCCGCACGGCCCCGGGTTGGCGTTGTAGCAGCCGCGGATCCAGGGCTTGTCGGCCCAGGAGCCCTCGACGATCGCCTCTGGGCGGCCGGCGCGCGGGCCGAAGTGGCGGGCCATCTCGGCCCGCAGGGCGTCGTGCCGTCGCTCGGCCGGCCAGCGGCCCTCGACCCGCGCGCTCTCACCCTCGAGGAACGCCAGGATGATGCCGGGGCCGCCGTCGGCCATGCACGAGTCGTTGGTCATCCGCGCGGGTCCGGCCTCGGAGATGAGCTGGCCGTTGAGGCCCTGGTCGCGCCAGAACGGCTCGTCGTAGACCAGGAACGACTTGTGCGCCGAGGCCTGCGGCATCCGCTGGGTCAGCTGGTCCCGGACGGCCGGCAGCGGCGGGTCGTAGAGGATCCGCCCGGCCAGGGTGGGCGCGAGAGCCACGATGACCTGCCGTCCGCGGGCGATCAGGCCGCCGCGGCACCGCACGGTCACCGCCTCGCCGGCCACGGTGATCTCCTGCACCGGCGAGTCCAGCACCACCCGGTGGCCGAGCTCGGCGGCGAGGCGCTGCGGGATCTGGGCGGTGCCGCCGACGAACCGCTTCGTCTGCGCCCCGCCCTCGGACTCGCTGAGCAGGTCGGCGGTGACCCCGCAGGTCACCACGTTGAACAGCAGGCCGAGCAGGGAGACCTCGACGGTCGGCACCGCGAGGATGCCGACGGTGCAGATCTCGAGCAGCTCGCGGGCGAGCGGGGAGAGGCCCTGGGCGTCGTACCACTGGCCGACGGTGATCCGGTCCCAGATGTCGGCCTGCGGCGCTGCCCACGGCGCGGCGGCGTCCACGGTGGCGGCCATCGCGTCGAGCTCGCGGAGCACCCGCTCGACCGCGGCGACGTCCTCGCCGTGCGCCCGGTGGAAGGCGTCGCCGCGCAGCACCCGGCCGCCGAGCTCATAGCTGGTGTCGCCCTCCTCGAACTGGTCGTGCACCACGATGCCCAGCTCCGCGGCGAGCGCGCTCATCCGGTGGTGGGTGTCCCCGATCCACTGCGCGCCGAGCTCCAGGTGGACGCCGGGCGCCCACTCCTCGGTGAGGATCCGGCCACCCACCCGGTCGTCCGCCTCCAGGACGACCACCTCCCGCCCGGCGCGGCGCACCTCACGGGCGGCGGTGAGCCCGGACAGGCCGGCTCCGACCACGACGACATCGCTCTCGAGGACCACCGGGGACGGACCTGGGTTCGGCATGGAGGGAGCCTAGTGTCGACCGGTGTCGGGCGGCGCCGGAAATTCTTTCCGCCGATCTCCACGATTCCCGGGACAGAGCTTGGCCCGGCGTGCCATGATTCTTCCCGAGAACCCGAGGTGACCCGAGACGCCTCGGGTTCTCGCTATTTCTCCGGCCTCTGGTCGCCGGCCGTTCTCCACGCCGTTCTCCACGCCGTTCTCCATGCCGTTCTGCACGGCCGTGCCCCCGGCGCTCCTCCCTGGCTCCGGCCGGCCCGTGCTGGGGCGGGCCCTGTACGGTGCGAGTGCCAGTTTCTCCCCACCAGGAGAGAGGGAACCCGGTGAGAGTCCGGGACTGACGCGCAGCGGTATGGGTGACGCACGGAGCACGATGTCACTGGGCCCGAGGGCCTGGGAAGACGCTCCGCGGCGGCTGAGCCCGAGTCCGAAGACCTGCTGGCCCTCCCGGCGACCGCCGTGAGGTCACCAGGGCTCTCGCGCAACGGGCTCCGACCTCGAAGGACCGACATGCGTCGTATCGCCGTCGTGCTCACCCCGCTCACCTGCCTGGCGCTGATCACCGCCGGATGCGGACTCGACTCCGAGCAGTCGAGCGCCGCCGGCTCCACCGTCGAGCTGGACAACTGCGACCACGCCGTGAGCGTCGCACAGGCCCCGAGCGGGTGGTCTCGCTCAACCAGGGCTCCACCGAGGTGCTGCTCTCCCTCGGCCTCGCCGACCGGATGGTCGGCACCGCCACCTGGACCGACCCGGTGCTGTCCTCGCTGGAGGAGGCGAACGCGGACGTGCCGCGGCTGGCCGACAACGCCCCCTCGTTCGAGGCGGTCCTGGATGCCGAGCCGGACCTCGTCACCGCCTCCTTCACCAGCACCCTCGCCGAGGGTGGGGTGGCCACCCGGGAGCAGTTCGAGGAGCTCGGGGTCGGCACCTACGTGGCGCCCAGCGCCTGCGTCGGCAAGTCGGTGGTCTCCTCCGACGGCGCCCGCGACGAGCCCTTCGAGATCGAGCAGGTCTACGCCGAGATCACCGACCTGGCCGAGATCTTCGGCGTCGAGGAGGCCGGGGAGGAACTGGTCGCCGACCTCGCGGACCGCCTGGCGACCGCCGGCGAGACCGATGCCGGCGGCACCACCGCGCTCTTCTGGTTCGCCAACGCCGAGTCGCCGTACCTGGCCGGGTGCTGCGGCGCGCCGGGCCTGATCGCCGACGAGCTGGGGCTGGAGAACGTCTTCGACGACGAGACCGACGAGTGGCCGCAGGTCAACTGGGAGACGGTCGCGGAGCGCAACCCCGACGTGCTGGTCATCGGCGACCTCACCCGCCGGAGCCAGACCGCCGAGACCGCGGCCGCCAAGATCGAGTTCCTCGAGTCCAACCCGGTCACCCGGGAGATGGACGCGGTCCGCCACGGCCGCTACGTCACGGTCACCGGCGCCGAGATGAACCCGTCGCTGCGCACCGTGTACGGCGTCGAGAACGTCGCGGCGCAGCTGCGCGAGCTCGGCCTGGCCGGCTGAGCCCGGGGCCGGCGGTGTCCATGACCAGCCGTGTGGTCCGCGAAACGCGCGCGGGGTCGTCCAGGAGGCGGCCCGGGAGGCGGCCCGGGAGGCGGCCCGGTGCCGGCGCGCCCGGCGCGCGCGGGATCGGCGTGCTCTGGGTCGGCGCCGGTGCCTTGCTGCTCTGCTCGATCGCGGTGGCGATCACCATCGGTCCCTCCGACCTGGGACCCGGGGACGTGGCCGCGGTCGTCTGGTCCAAGCTGACCGGAGCGGAGTCGGGACTCACCCGGATCCAGGACGGCATCGTGTGGAACCTGCGCCTGCCCCGCACCCTGCTGGCGGCGATCTGCGGCGCCGGGCTGGCGGTGTGCGGAGTGATCCTGCAGTCCCTGCTGCGCAACCCGCTGGCCGACCCGTTCGTGCTCGGCATCTCCTCGGGCGCGTCGACCGGCGCCGTCTCGATCGTGGTGCTCGGGCTCGGCGCGGGATCGATCGGTCTCACCGGCGGGGCGTTCCTCGGGTCGCTGGCGGCCTTCGGTCTGGTGCTGCTGCTCGCCTTCGTCGCCGGCGGCACCACCGACCGGGTGGTGCTCGCCGGGGTCGCGGCCACCCAGCTCTTCTCGGCACTGACCTCGTTCATCGTCTACCTCGCCGCCGACGCCGAGCAGACCCGCAGCGTCCTCTTCTGGCTGCTGGGCTCGCTGGCCTCGGCCACCTGGGCCGACGTGACGGTGGTCGGGCTGGTGCTCCTCGGCTGCCTCGGGGTCTGCCTGGTCCGCGCCTCGGCGCTCGACGCGTTCACCTTCGGCCAGGACGCGGCGGCCTCGCTCGGGGTCGACGTGGCGCGGACCCGGCTCCTGCTCCTGGTGGTCACCGCGCTGATGACCGCCGTGGTGGTGAGCACCTCCGGCGCGATCGGCTTCGTCGGCCTGGTGCTGCCGCACGCGGCGCGAGCCCTGGTCGGCTCCCGGCACCGGGTGCTGCTGCCCACCGCCGCACTGATGGGGGCGGTCTTCCTGCTCTGGGTCGACACCGCCGCCCGGACCGTGCTGGACCCGCAGGAGCTGCCGGTGGGGGTGGCGACCGCCCTGATCGGAGTGCCGGCGTTCGTGGTGCTGCTGGCCCGGAGGGGGAGGGCCCGATGACGCTCGAGGCCCGCGACGCCGGGTGGCGGGTCGGGTCGACGGCGATCGTCGACCGGGTCTCGTTGCGCCCCGGGGACGGCAGCGTGGTCGGCCTGCTCGGGCCCAACGGCTCCGGCAAGACCTCGCTGCTGCGGATGCTCGCCGGCCTGCGGCGACCCACCAGCGGACGCATCGTCCTCGACGGCGCCGACCTGGCCGGGCTGCCCCGCCGGGACCTTGCTCGCCGGGTGGCGCTGGTGGAGCAGGACGTCAGCACCGACCAGGACCCCACCGTGCGGGAGGTGATCGACCTCGGCCGGATCCCGCACCGGCCGGCGTGGAGCGGGGACCGGGCCGTGGACCGGGCTGCGGTCGCCGCGGCGGCGGCGACCACCGACGTCGCCGACCGGCTGGACCGGCGCTACTCGACACTGTCCGGTGGGGAGCGGCAGCGGGTGCAGATCGCCCGGGCCCTGGCCCAGGAGCCGAGCGTGCTGCTGCTCGACGAGCCCACCAACCACCTCGACGTACGGCACCAGCTGGAGCTGCTCGCCCTGGTCCGGCGCACCCCCGTCACCGTGGTCGCCGCCCTGCACGACCTGAACCTGGCGGCGACCTTCTGCGACCGGCTGCTGGTGCTGGCCGGTGGCCGGGTCGTCGCCGACGGACCACCCCGTGAGGTGCTGACCGCGGAGCTCGTCGCGGAGGTGTACGGCGTCCGCGCGCGGGTCGTCGAGGACGAGGCGGGTCTGTTCGTGCGCTACCTCGCCGGTTGACGCCTCATCAGTCGACGCGCTGGTAGAACGCCATCCGCAGGTCCGAGGCGACGTTCACCCGGGCTCGCACCGGCGCGCCCGGCGACACCACCTGTCGGGTGGAGGAGAAGCCGCTGGTCCCGGCGTTCGCGTAGCTCGCGCCACGGTGTCCGTCGTACCAGGTGTGCAGGGTGCTCGGCCCGGTGCCGGGGGTGCGCCAGCTGAGCAGGACCACCGACTCCTGGTCGCCGGCAGGTGCGTTCGCGTTCAGCGACCGTTGCTGGCGGGCCTCGTGCACGGCGACCTTCTCCCACAGGTGGCCGCTGTCCTCGATCACCGTGGGGTCGGTGCGGTTGTCGGTGGGGGAGACCGGCGTCGCGTAGACGCCGACCACCAGCCGTGCGTCCGCGGGCAGGTCCCCGTCTCCCACCGGTCGCAGGGTCACCGTGGTGGTCACGTCGGTGTCGGGCTTCGCCGCCCTGCCGACGGGGGCGATGTCGGTGGTGCCGTCGACCGGCACGGTCTCCCCGCACACGCCATCGCCCATCCGGACGGAGGCGCCCTCGGTGTCGGCGACGTCCACGGCCAGCCGGCCGCCGCTCGAGGTGCCGACGCAGGCGGCGTACAACTCGATGCCGGCGTCGCCGCTCGCGGTCCGGGCGGGCAGCTCGATGCTGGTCTCGCCGGGCTCGCCGGCGACGGCCCCGAGCAACCGGGCCCCGGCGACCTCGTCGCGGAAGGTCACTCCGCCGACGGTCTCCCCCTCGGGGCGGGCGTCGGTCAGCTCGTAGACGGCGAGACCCGGCGTCCCGTCCTCGGCGGCGACCGCGATCCGGGCCGGCTCGCCGGCGGGCACCACGGTCCAGTCGGTGAAGTCCGCGGCGGCCGTGCGGTAGGCGTCGGTGACCGTGTCGCCAGAGACGCGCACGGAGTCGTCCTCGCCCGAGGTCGCCCAGGCGACCAACCGGGGGCCGTCGTCGGCGGTCAGGTCGACGCGGACCCGTCCGTCCTCCCCGGCGACCGTGTCGACCACGCGATAGGTGTAGCCCAGCGAGCTCAGGGTCTGCGGGACGTCGACCCCGACCACGGTCTGGTTCGCCGGCTGCGGCGGGTCGTCGATGGCGCCCACCGCGAAGGCGATCCCGCCGACCACGGCGACCGTTGCGGCCAGGCCGGCCGCACCGGCAGCCCTGCGCCGCCGCTGGATCCGGCGCACCCGGTCGCGCACGGCCGAGGGGCGCGCGGCGAGATCGGGGTCGGGCAGGTCGGCGACGGTCCGCCGGAGGTCGTCGATGCTGTTCATGACCGCTCCTCGCTGGTGTCGGCGGTGCTGGTGTCGGGGGTGGTCCCGCTGGGCGTGTCGGACGGAGTGAGCGCCGGGTCGAGGCGCAGCTTGGCGATCGCCCGGCTGAGCTGGGACTTCACCGTGCCGACCGAGCAGCCGAGCACCTCGGCGGCCTGGGTCTCGGTGAGGTCCTCGAAGTAGCGCAGCACCACGACGGCCCGCTGCCGCTTCGGCAGCCGGGCCATCGCGGCGAGCAGGTCCAGACCGCTGTCGCTCGCGGCCGACGGGTCGGTGGCGACGGTCTCGGGCAGTTCCTCGGTCGGCTGCTCCCCGTTCCACTTGCGCCGCCACCAGGACGCGTAGGTGTTCACCAGGATCTTGCGCACGTAGCCCTCGGGGGAGTCCGTGATCCGCTCCCAGGAGAACCACGCCTTCGCCAGGGCGGTCTGCACCAGGTCCTCGGCCAGGGCGTGGTCGCCGGTCAGCAGGTACGCCGTGCGGCGCAGAGCCGAGGAGCGAGCGGCGACGAAGTCGTCGAAGTCGGGTCTCCCGCGGTCCACGGCTCCCCCTCGCTCCTGGCTCGGCGCCACGGCCTGTCCGGTGCTCATGTCCTCTTCGACCGGCCGGTCGGGTCGAACCGTTGCACGGGTACGACGATTTTCTCCACGCCGGGTCCGCCGCCGGGATCCGGGTGCCGTGGCAGCGACGGTGACGGCACGCCCCAGTCGCCCCAACCGGACCGCTCGTCCGGTCCGGCCGACCGTTCGTCGTACCAGGTGCACCGCTCGTCCACGGGGGCCTTCCCCGGTGCGAGTGACCCCAGCCACAGACTCCTATGCTCGGTCAGTTGCCTGCCGTGGTCTGGGTGCAGGCGCTGACTCTCTCGGAGGAGACGACGTGACATCACTGTGGCTGCTGCTGATCGGTCTCGCCATGCTGGCGGCCGGCTACGCGCTGTACTCGAAGTTCTTGGCCACCAAGATCTACAAGCTGGACGACGCCTACCCGACGCCGGCGCACCAGCTGAGCGACGGTGTGGACTACGTGCCCACCAACAAGTACGTGCTGTGGGGCCACCACTTCACCTCGGTGGCCGGCGCTGCCCCGATCGTGGGCCCGGCGATCGCGGTGATCTGGGGCTGGCTGCCGGCCTTCCTCTGGGTCACCCTCGGCACCGTCTTCTTCGCGGGCATGCACGACATGGGAGCCCTGTGGGCGTCCTCGCGCAACCGCGGCCAGTCGATCGGGATGCTGTCCGGACGCTACATCGGCGCCCGCGGACGCAACCTGTTCCTGGTGGTCATCTTCCTGCTGCTGCTGATGGTCGTCGCCGCGTTCGGCGTGGTCATCCAGGGCCTCTTCATCTCCACCCCCTCCTCGGTGATCCCGGCCTGGGGCGCGATCGTGGTCGCCGTGATCGTCGGCCAGATGATCTACCGCTACCGGATCAACCTGCTGCTCACCACCGTGATCGGGGTGACCGCGCTCTACGCGCTGATCATCGTCGGTGACAACTACCCGGTCGAGCTCCCCGACCCGATCCTGGGCATGTCCCCGGGCACCTTCTGGATCGTGGCGCTCTTCGTCTACGCCGGCATCGCCTCGCTGCTCCCGGTGTGGGTGCTGCTGCAGCCGCGCGACTACATCAACGGCGTCCAGCTCTTCATCGGGCTCGGCATCCTCTACGGCGCCACCCTGATCAGCGCCCCCGACCTGGTCGCCCCGGCGTGGAACGACGCCGTCCCCGAGGGCACCCCGGGCATCCTGCCGCTGCTCTTCGTGACCATCGCCTGCGGCGCCATCTCCGGCTTCCACGGCACGGTCTCCTCGGGCACCAGCTCCAAGCAGCTGGACAAGGAGGGCGACGCCCGGTTCGTCGGCTACTTCGGCGCGGTCGGTGAGGGCCTGCTGGCGCTCGGCGCGATCATCGCCGCGACCGCCGGCTTCAAGACCCTGGCCGACTGGGAGGCCGTCTACTCCGCGTTCGGCAACGGCGGCGTCGGCGCCTTCG from Nocardioides sambongensis includes:
- a CDS encoding MFS transporter, which gives rise to MTSSTSGAGTSADAPAAERTNIVKVVFASLIGTAVEWYDFFLYGSAAALVFGTLFFPESNPVNATLLAFGTYAVGFAARPLGGIVFGHFGDRVGRKQMLVVSLLMMGASTFAIGLLPTYAAIGVAAPVLLLVCRLLQGFAVGGEWGGAVLMAAEHGGEDRRGFWASWPQAGVPLGNLLATGVLWILAAVQSDEAFEAWGWRIPFLLSAVLVLIGLWVRLQLEESPVYQEAKAEIAEQKSEASHMPLVEVIRTYPKEVAVAMGMRMAENISYYIFTVISITYITTYLDEDKSEILKPLLIGAAVQFFLVPTVGPSPTGSAAARSTWSARSASGCGRSSSSRCWTTAAPRHCSSPCSVDSSSTP
- a CDS encoding MFS transporter, whose translation is MWTFVFFALLDNGSSTALLVAVLGGLFFHTLMYAPQAAFFSELFGTSVRYTGASVGYQLASIFAGGLAPIIAVKLLGSTSEADTTAVGIYVAIAAVITIISVLVAQETRASSLRHDRVVRGAHD
- a CDS encoding PucR family transcriptional regulator, whose protein sequence is MAAASTDGLERHRAARIAGALAAEHHGLGGVHGGRAVVVVPSGAGAAHQLRDRLAAAGAEVTVGWTGADTAAEGWAEACRCVDALVALGRSGEVSDPAGLGLARLLLGTSGPEELDDFVAATIGPVVDYDARRGTELVATMEAWFGNAGALRATAEALHVHPNTVTQRLDRIGRLLDGEQWRSPDRALDFQLALRLRRLTR
- a CDS encoding GAF domain-containing protein — translated: MSADFLRLLADGADRAALDAALGDAPDPEAREQHQLALRVHEELSRQRSREAELSALNQTASDLIVIRDLDTILAAIVRRARQLLRADMTYLSLNDDEASYMKVTDGALTREFGELRLPLGTGLLGLVAQIGAPYFTADYQADARFLHRGYIDDAVAAEQIRAILGVPLVVDGQVIGALLAVHRTVRQFPASEVALLTAFAAHAAVALENARLFDRVRSAVAAADEANEQLRRRSEATEQSGQTHDQMTDALLNGGGVEEVAAVVAASLGGPLAVYDEDGRRLVGGPDAPDPDLLTDDVATARASGHAVRRADGTWLAVAAAGEQHLGTLVARPTTELDEVRRRTLERAALVIALVLLFRRTEAEADERVRGELLGDLLEAPPRTWGGSPSGCGCTGPT
- a CDS encoding flavin monoamine oxidase family protein, giving the protein MPNPGPSPVVLESDVVVVGAGLSGLTAAREVRRAGREVVVLEADDRVGGRILTEEWAPGVHLELGAQWIGDTHHRMSALAAELGIVVHDQFEEGDTSYELGGRVLRGDAFHRAHGEDVAAVERVLRELDAMAATVDAAAPWAAPQADIWDRITVGQWYDAQGLSPLARELLEICTVGILAVPTVEVSLLGLLFNVVTCGVTADLLSESEGGAQTKRFVGGTAQIPQRLAAELGHRVVLDSPVQEITVAGEAVTVRCRGGLIARGRQVIVALAPTLAGRILYDPPLPAVRDQLTQRMPQASAHKSFLVYDEPFWRDQGLNGQLISEAGPARMTNDSCMADGGPGIILAFLEGESARVEGRWPAERRHDALRAEMARHFGPRAGRPEAIVEGSWADKPWIRGCYNANPGPCGWLHFGSALATPVGPIKWAGTETAVAWSGYMEGAIDAGVRAAGEALESLDGLG
- a CDS encoding ABC transporter substrate-binding protein gives rise to the protein MVSLNQGSTEVLLSLGLADRMVGTATWTDPVLSSLEEANADVPRLADNAPSFEAVLDAEPDLVTASFTSTLAEGGVATREQFEELGVGTYVAPSACVGKSVVSSDGARDEPFEIEQVYAEITDLAEIFGVEEAGEELVADLADRLATAGETDAGGTTALFWFANAESPYLAGCCGAPGLIADELGLENVFDDETDEWPQVNWETVAERNPDVLVIGDLTRRSQTAETAAAKIEFLESNPVTREMDAVRHGRYVTVTGAEMNPSLRTVYGVENVAAQLRELGLAG
- a CDS encoding FecCD family ABC transporter permease produces the protein MLWVGAGALLLCSIAVAITIGPSDLGPGDVAAVVWSKLTGAESGLTRIQDGIVWNLRLPRTLLAAICGAGLAVCGVILQSLLRNPLADPFVLGISSGASTGAVSIVVLGLGAGSIGLTGGAFLGSLAAFGLVLLLAFVAGGTTDRVVLAGVAATQLFSALTSFIVYLAADAEQTRSVLFWLLGSLASATWADVTVVGLVLLGCLGVCLVRASALDAFTFGQDAAASLGVDVARTRLLLLVVTALMTAVVVSTSGAIGFVGLVLPHAARALVGSRHRVLLPTAALMGAVFLLWVDTAARTVLDPQELPVGVATALIGVPAFVVLLARRGRAR
- a CDS encoding ABC transporter ATP-binding protein encodes the protein MTLEARDAGWRVGSTAIVDRVSLRPGDGSVVGLLGPNGSGKTSLLRMLAGLRRPTSGRIVLDGADLAGLPRRDLARRVALVEQDVSTDQDPTVREVIDLGRIPHRPAWSGDRAVDRAAVAAAAATTDVADRLDRRYSTLSGGERQRVQIARALAQEPSVLLLDEPTNHLDVRHQLELLALVRRTPVTVVAALHDLNLAATFCDRLLVLAGGRVVADGPPREVLTAELVAEVYGVRARVVEDEAGLFVRYLAG
- a CDS encoding SigE family RNA polymerase sigma factor, with the protein product MSTGQAVAPSQERGGAVDRGRPDFDDFVAARSSALRRTAYLLTGDHALAEDLVQTALAKAWFSWERITDSPEGYVRKILVNTYASWWRRKWNGEQPTEELPETVATDPSAASDSGLDLLAAMARLPKRQRAVVVLRYFEDLTETQAAEVLGCSVGTVKSQLSRAIAKLRLDPALTPSDTPSGTTPDTSTADTSEERS
- a CDS encoding carbon starvation CstA family protein, producing MTSLWLLLIGLAMLAAGYALYSKFLATKIYKLDDAYPTPAHQLSDGVDYVPTNKYVLWGHHFTSVAGAAPIVGPAIAVIWGWLPAFLWVTLGTVFFAGMHDMGALWASSRNRGQSIGMLSGRYIGARGRNLFLVVIFLLLLMVVAAFGVVIQGLFISTPSSVIPAWGAIVVAVIVGQMIYRYRINLLLTTVIGVTALYALIIVGDNYPVELPDPILGMSPGTFWIVALFVYAGIASLLPVWVLLQPRDYINGVQLFIGLGILYGATLISAPDLVAPAWNDAVPEGTPGILPLLFVTIACGAISGFHGTVSSGTSSKQLDKEGDARFVGYFGAVGEGLLALGAIIAATAGFKTLADWEAVYSAFGNGGVGAFVTGGGAIVNEGLGIPVSLSATILATMAVLFAATTMDTGVRLMRFVVQEAGEVVGVKVGKWIGTAVVLVIGLGLTFSAGADGSGGMRIWPLFGTTNQLLAALTLSIVAVMLIRKRRNPVAALIPLVFVFVMALWAAIDQFGTLADDKDWLLVAIDGVIIVAAIWVAVEAVMAMRRAASEPAEPEDADEVAARGEYEASGTS